In Gadus macrocephalus chromosome 4, ASM3116895v1, the following proteins share a genomic window:
- the LOC132455217 gene encoding zinc finger protein RFP-like produces the protein MASAKTSCTEDNLLCSICLDVFRNPVSTRCGHNFCRTCITKFWDKKQNYNCPTCNHLFQTRPDLQVNTLLSEMAAQCRTSVQVKVQPCVEPGEVPCDVCTGTQLKAVKSCLVCLISYCQTHLEPHQRVAGLKKHRLVEPTDRLEDRMCKKHNQLLELFCMNDQVCVCQICTETDHRFHHAVPLKVEHEVKMAKLGKMEAEVQQMVQERKQKIEEIKDTVKRSKADAEREIAGSVQVLTALMRQIEKCQEDLNQMVKERLKDTEKQAEDLIKELEQEIEDLTNRSSKVKPLSHTEDHFDFLQTFRSLKNPPPTRDWMTVDVRPPSYVGTLRRSLDQLEETLSMEMKKLPDGELKSVQQYEVDVTLDPDTAHPRLILSKDGKLVRDGVVGKEVPDNPKRFTKYIHVLTRQSFSSGRFYFEVQSKDKTAWYIGVARESIDRKGESLMTPETGYWSLFLDGWKKGLVFTDFPPVRVPLRAEIQKVGVFVDYDEGLVSFYDVEARVHLYSATGCTFSEPLYPFLCPCNYDYEGTNSAPLIISRVNQTD, from the coding sequence atggcctctgctaaAACATCCTGTACTGAAGATAACCTTttatgttccatctgtctggatgtgttcagaaACCCAGTTTCTACAcgatgtggacacaacttctgcagaacctgtattacaaagttctgggataaaaaacaaaactacaaTTGTCCTACTTGCAACCATCTGTTCCAAACTAGACCTGATCTACAGGTCAATACCCTCTTATCAGAGATGGCCGCTCAGTGTAGAACATCCgtacaagtaaaagtacagccatgtgttgaaccaggagaagttccctgtgacgtctgtacagggacccagctgaaggccgtgaagtcctgcctagtgtgtcttatctcttactgccaaacccacctggagccacatcagagagtcgcaggcctgaagaaacatcggctggtcgagcctacggaccgtctggaagacagaatgtgtaagaaacacaatCAACTACTGGAGCTCTTTTGCATGAATgaccaggtttgtgtgtgtcagatctgcacagagacagaccacagGTTCCATCATGCTGTACCTCTAAAGGTGGAACATGAAGTGAAGATGGCCAAGCTGGGGAAGATGGAGGCTGAAGTTCAGCAGATGGtccaggagagaaaacaaaagattgAGGAGATTAAAGACACAGTCAAACGCAGCAAAGCAGACGCAGAAAGAGAGATAGCGGGAAGTGTGCAGGTCCTCACTGCTCTGATGCGCCAAATTGAAAAGTGCCAGGAGGATCTCAACCAAATGGTtaaagagagactgaaagacacagagaaacaagcagaagacctcatcaaagagcttgagcaggaaatagaagatctgaccaatagaagctcaaaAGTGAAGccgctctcacacactgaagaccacttcgacttcctccagaccttcagatccctgaagaatcctccacccaccagggactggatgACGGTGGatgtccgtcctccgtcatacgtagggaccttgaggagatccctggatcagctggaggagacactgagcatggagatgaagaagctgcctGATGGTGAACTGAAGAgtgtccagcagtatgaagtagatgtgactctggatcctgatacagctcatcccaGGCTCATCCTGTCTAAAGATGGGAAACTAGTACGTGATGGAGTTGTAGGGAAGGAAgtcccagacaaccctaagagatttacaaaGTATATACAtgttctcacgaggcagagcttctcctcagggagattttactttgaggtccagagTAAAGACAAGACTGCATGGTATataggagtggccagagagtccatcgacaGAAAAGGTGAGAGCTTAATGACCCCTGAGACGGGTTACTGGTCTCTTTTCTTGGATGGATGGAAGAAGGGTTTGGTATTTACTGATTTCCCGCCTGTCCGtgtccctctgagagctgagatccagaaggtgggggtgtttgttgattatgatgagggtctggtctccttctatgatgtggaagccagggttcatctctactctgctactggctgcacctttagtgagcctctctatccattccTTTGTCCATGTAACTATGATTATGAAGGTacaaactctgcccccctgatcatctcacgtgtcaatcaaacagactag